The DNA segment CTTCGTGAATTCCACCAGATTGCGACAGTCCAGGATAACAGCTGATTGCTGCTGGACTTTGGTGCTGCCCATCTTCTTGGCCAGCTCCTCTGGCCAGATGGTGTGGGCATTGTAGTCATCCTCCTCCTTCTTGTCATCTGCCTCCTCCACCTTGCTGGCCTTGGAGCCCCGGGGGTTGAAGGTCACTATGGGGTCACTGCTGCAGAAACTGCAAGAGGAGCTGACAGACCTTAGGGAGGGGTCGCAGGTGAGGCAGCTGATGGCCCGCAGGCTTGGCAAGCAGCCCACTCTCCGGAGAGCCGGCCCACAGCCCAGGGTCCTGAGGCCAGCTCTGCATGACAGGCAGGAGCTGGAGACCGGCTCATCACGGCTCACCAACTTCCAGCAGCCCCAGCAGCTGCCCCTCAGAGGCTTCATGGCACTGAGGCAGGACGGCATGGGGCTAGGCAGGCAGGCACCCCCACGCGCTTGGGATGCCCCGTGCCTCTCCTCCAAAGGACTGTCCCTCTCCCTGAGGCCGGGCTGCTGACCAACCAAGGAAGCCTTCCTCAGGGACCTGAAGGAGAGCTGCAAGCTGTCCACGTCTTGTGGGGGCAGGCCTACGGAGACCCTAATATCCAGTGGCGGGCTATCCACTGACTTTGGGCTGAACTGCCTGCTGCTCTCAGCCTGTGCCTGTGCCTTCTCCAGCCCCAGAACCTGGTCTGTAATCTCAGGGCTGTCCAGGCTGGGGGACAGATGGGTCCTCCCCACACGTGCTGTCTTGTTGAGATGCAGTGCTAGTGTCCGGGGCCTTTGCAGTACCTGAACCACCAGCCGTTCATCAAAGAGAGAAGGAGGCATTggagattgcagagagagagagagacagagggagggagggaggaggagtaAGGGTTGcggggggctgggggtgggggagcagagCCAGGCGGCAGGATGAATGCACAATGAAGACTGACTGATGCAGACACACAGCAATCCCCGGCTCATTGCAGCAGTGACTGACTCACAGCAACATTCCCAGCCCCCGCTCCTCTGAGGCGGCAGCTCATTGCAAATCCCCCTGGAATGTACCCGGGCGGCCTCTTGTGCAAAAACAGAGACAGAGGTAGCGGGAGGAACTGGGGATGGGGCTGCCCGGGCGAGGGGGACGGCACGGGCAAGGATCTGCAGCCAGCTGGGGGGGGGTGNNNNNNNNNNNNNNNNNNNNNNNNNNNNNNNNNNNNNNNNNNNNNNNNNNNNNNNNNNNNNNNNNNNN comes from the Chiloscyllium plagiosum isolate BGI_BamShark_2017 chromosome 45, ASM401019v2, whole genome shotgun sequence genome and includes:
- the LOC122543971 gene encoding uncharacterized protein LOC122543971, whose protein sequence is MPAGARTFASEEKAGTPLSLSLSEPGKMAASAIFGGFRRLLLLPTILTALPIRTAPRPPTNPLGNFRHTPPSLPGRGCWLQILARAVPLARAAPSPVPPATSVSVFAQEAARVHSRGICNELPPQRSGGWECCCESVTAAMSRGLLCVCISQSSLCIHPAAWLCSPTPSPPQPLLLLPPSLCLSLSLQSPMPPSLFDERLVVQVLQRPRTLALHLNKTARVGRTHLSPSLDSPEITDQVLGLEKAQAQAESSRQFSPKSVDSPPLDIRVSVGLPPQDVDSLQLSFRSLRKASLVGQQPGLRERDSPLEERHGASQARGGACLPSPMPSCLSAMKPLRGSCWGCWKLVSRDEPVSSSCLSCRAGLRTLGCGPALRRVGCLPSLRAISCLTCDPSLRSVSSSCSFCSSDPIVTFNPRGSKASKVEEADDKKEEDDYNAHTIWPEELAKKMGSTKVQQQSAVILDCRNLVEFTKSQLQGAMRIGWSEGPGRGVPDHGGLTVFDLLSKNQEAKPPCGTAWHQQASSSKPRVRNPSRTLTPQSLHLILDSIHREDRDGREPGYEKEVTAPSSASMRPRDEGKEVFERSYGECEGTLPLTPDIENAELSPILPFLYLGNERDAQDLVRLRQLNVGYVINVTTHLPLYHAQTGSVHYKRLPATDNSKQNLRQYFEEAFEFIEEAHQCGKGVLIHCQAGVSRSATLVIAYLMKHTLMTMTDAYKYVKGKRPIISPNLNFMGQLLEFEMDLNKGLTPRILTPKLSGLETEV